A genomic stretch from Oryzias latipes chromosome 24, ASM223467v1 includes:
- the esr2 gene encoding estrogen receptor beta: protein MGTTLDSEKHQPLLQLQEVDSSRAGSCVLSPNLSSSSPGLSHETSQPICIPAPYADLSHDFTSLPFYNPTIFSYASPSMSECPSVHQSLSASLFWQSHGHVGPTIPLHRSQARAQHGQPIQSPWDGVLTTSKGVRRRSQESEEAVVSSGGKSELHYCAVCHDYASGYHYGVWSCEGCKAFFKRSIQGHTDYICPATNQCTIDKNRRKSCQACRLRKCYEVGMTKCGVRKERSSYRSAPARRAGRLTSQGRMNGPKVSSGPKESSGNEQSSLHLTPEQLIARMMEAEPPDIYLMKDTKKPLTEAVVMMSLTNLADKELVHMITWAKKIPGFVELSLLDQVHLLECCWLEVLMMGLMWRSVGHPGKLIFSPDLSLSREEGSCVQGFVEIFDMLIAATSRVRELNLQREEYVCLKAMILLNSNMCLSSSEGGGELHSRSKLLCLLDAVTDALVWAIGKSGLNFRQQYTRLAHLLMLLSHIRHVSNKGMDHLHCMKMKNMVPLYDLLLEMLDAHIMHSSRLPRQPPPQDAADPTETSAQGQRSCCDVSKAWTTSSAGTAEEPQKSD, encoded by the exons ATGGGAACCACTTTGGACTCAGAGAAGCACCAGCCACTCCTGCAGCTCCAGGAGGTGGACTCCAGCCGGGCCGGCAGTTGCGTCCTCTCCCCAAACCTCAGCTCCTCCTCACCTGGTTTGTCCCACGAAACCAGCCAGCCAATCTGCATCCCGGCGCCATACGCCGACCTCAGCCACGACTTCACCAGCTTACCTTTCTACAACCCAACCATCTTCAGCTATGCCAGCCCCAGCATGTCAGAGTGTCCTTCTGTGCACCAGTCGCTAAGTGCCTCTTTGTTCTGGCAAAGCCACGGCCACGTGGGGCCGACGATACCCCTGCACCGCTCCCAGGCCCGGGCGCAGCATGGCCAGCCCATCCAGAGTCCATGGGACGGGGTCTTAACTACCAG CAAGGGTGTGAGGAGGCGCTCCCAGGAGAGTGAAGAGGCCGTGGTGTCATCAGGCGGCAAGTCTGAACTCCATTACTGTGCTGTGTGCCATGACTACGCGTCTGGATACCACTACGGCGTGTGGTCATGCGAGGGCTGCAAGGCCTTCTTCAAGAGGAGCATCCAAG GACACACCGACTACATCTGCCCTGCAACCAACCAATGCACTATAGACAAGAACCGGCGCAAGAGCTGCCAGGCCTGTCGCCTTCGGAAGTGCTACGAAGTCGGCATGACCAAATGCG GTGTTCGCAAAGAGCGCAGCAGCTACCGGAGCGCGCCGGCGAGGAGAGCTGGCCGTCTGACCTCGCAGGGCCGGATGAACGGGCCCAAGGTGTCGAGTGGACCCAAGGAGAGTTCTGGGAACGAGCAGAGCTCGCTTCACCTGACCCCAGAGCAGCTGATCGCTCGGATGATGGAGGCGGAGCCTCCCGACATCTACCTCATGAAGGACACCAAGAAGCCGCTGACGGAGGCCGTGGTTATGATGTCACTCACCAACTTGGCCGATAAGGAGCTGGTCCACATGATCACCTGGGCCAAGAAGATTCCAG GGTTTGTGGAGCTCAGCCTCCTGGATCAGGTTCATCTGCTGGAGTGCTGCTGGCTGGAGGTGCTGATGATGGGACTGATGTGGAGGTCAGTGGGCCATCCAGGAAAACTCATCTTCTCCCCTGACCTCAGCCTGAGCAG AGAGGAGGGCAGTTGTGTCCAGGGCTTCGTGGAGATCTTCGACATGCTGATCGCTGCCACGTCCAGAGTCAGAGAGCTCAATCTGCAGAGGGAGGAGTACGTTTGTCTCAAGGCCATGATCCTCCTTAACTCCA ACATGTGCCTGAGCTCCTCTGAGGGTGGGGGGGAGCTGCACAGCCGCTCCAAGCTGCTGTGCCTCCTGGACGCCGTGACAGACGCTCTGGTGTGGGCCATCGGCAAAAGTGGACTCAACTTTCGGCAGCAGTACACACGTCTCGCCCACCTGCTCATGCTGCTGTCTCACATCCGCCATGTCAG CAACAAAGGCATGGACCACCTGCACTGCATGAAGATGAAGAACATGGTGCCTTTGTACGACCTGCTGCTGGAGATGCTGGACGCTCACATCATGCACAGCTCCCGCCTGCCTCGCCAGCCGCCCCCGCAGGATGCTGCCGACCCAACAGAGACCTCCGCTCAGGGGCAAAGATCCTGCTGCGACGTGTCCAAAGCCTGGACTACCAGCAGCGCTGGGACCGCAGAGGAACCCCAGAAGTCCGATTAG